The nucleotide sequence CCATTGGGAGACTGCCAATCAAAATCCAGAGATCGACTCATCTCCACGAATCCAACCTCTGTATctcaagctgctgctgctgctgctgctgctgctgttgcgacGAAGAGCATCTCGGCTAAAAGGCTGCCACCAACACTCCCATCTCTTCTCGTGCTTCTAGCTCGAAGCGCGTGTATTTACTGCGGTTCTTCGGCGTAGAGAGAGCGTGTGTGGTTCGAACAGTAAAAGGAAGGACGGCTCGGTCAGTGTTCGAACGAGAAGTGCGACGGAAGCAAAGGTTAGGAGTACGTCTCATCTCGCTTCCGTCCTCGAGTCTCTTTTCTTCTGTTTCTGCCACTTCCCTTTTGGCTGCACAACCTGCGCACGCCGTCACGCTTGCCGAATGCCACCTTGCAGTGTTGTTACGGAGAGGGAAGCGAGGACGCGCGTTACTCTGCTCCTCACCTTCTAACGCATAAGCTCTAAGCAGCGTCAGCGTCGGCTGGTGCGTTTATCTGCTCGGAGTTGCTCTCTTCCTGGGTTGAATTCTCTTCTTGCCCAGTAATAAGAGGTAAGCAGCTGCTTCATGTTGATTCGGTCACTCACCAGAACTAAATCTCTGGGTGTCTTCGCTGTTCCCCTTTTCTCCCCCTATCTTATCGCTCTTCTCTTGACTGTGGTGTCTTTTGACGTCCTACTCGCGTCTACAGTGATCCTTGTCGTGTTTCTCTCTATTATCCATATCTCGAAACGCGTGGGTAGATCGGATCGGCTTCCTTGgcgctgttgctgttgctgttgggAGGACGAGGAGACCGGTGAAGGGAGGCCCGTGGTGAGGCTTCAGCAGAGGAAGGAAAGATGCCGCCGCAGACGCAAGCCGAGGAGGCTGCCATCGTGGCCAGCGGCATCGCTGCCTTCAACAGTGAGATGGAGCAGGGGAGCGGCGGCAAGGAAGCGGACGGAGGGAGGGACTCCGCGTTCACCATGAAGAGCCTCCTCTGGCACGGCGGCTCCGCCTGGGATGCCTGGTTCAGCTGCTCCTCCAATCAAGTACTCCATGCCGGCCGATCACATATTAACCAAGAATCCAGTTTGTGTGCCTTCTCCTCTAAAGAGGTGGCAAATCTGCAGGTGGCGCAGGTGCTGCTGACGCTGCCGTACTCGTTCTCGCAGCTGGGGATGCTGTCCGGGGTGATCCTGCAGCTGTTCTATGGCATCATGGGCAGCTGGACGGCGTACCTCATCAGCGTTCTCTACGTCGAGTACCGGACTCGGAAGGAGAAGGAAAACGTCAGCTTCAGCAACCACGTTATCCAGGTCAGATCCTGCTTTCTTGCATCCTTCACGAGCTCTCTCTTTCCTCTGCTCCTACTTTTCCCCTGTTCCTTTATGTTTCCTTGATCTTCCTCCTCTACCTACGTGCAGTGGTACGAGGTGCTTGATGGACTGCTGGGGCGGTACTGGAAGGCCGCCGGCCTCGCCTTCAACTGTACCTTCCTCCTCTTCGGCTCAGTCATCCAGCTCATCGCCTGTGCCAGGTTCGTTCTTTCCTCCAATTTTTTGGATCTTAACTGCTCGTTGATACATGGAAGTTCTGCTTGTTGTGGTCTGATGATGGAGCAGCAACATATACTACATCAATGATCGGCTGGATAAGAGGACATGGACGTACATCTTTGGCGCCTGCTGCGCCACCACCGTGTTCATACCCTCCTTCCACAACTACAGGTTATGGTCCTTCCTCGGCCTCGGCATGACCACCTACACCGCCTGGTACCTCACCATCGCCGCCGTCGTCCACGGCCAGGTAACATAGCATCATCCACAACAAGAGTAGTGAAAGTAAACGGTAATAGAAACATGTTGCGTGGAGGATCAGATGAACTCAGCTTGGAATCTGGTTTGTTGGTCGATGACCTTCTTCTCGTCCCCACTTCGGCCCCGAATAGTATCGCTGCTGTGTGGAAGAGGGGAAGGAATCATGACAATGATGCTCTTCTTTGGGTGGCTGATGCAGGCGGAAGGCGTGGCGCACTCGGGTCCGACGAAGCTGGTGCTGTACTTCACCGGAGCCACCAACATACTCTACACCTTCGGCGGCCACGCGGTCACCGTGTGAGTGCTCCACACTTGAGTCTCAGGTGTACGTGTCAGGGAGACGCGTGAGTCACCTGTGGACTACGAGCCAGGGATGCCCATGGGTTGGGCGAGGGGGGCCCGCCCGCATGGTGACCTGGCGGGGAAATTTTTACTGCTGCGCTCACTTGTTCGTGTCCACAGGGAGATAATGCACGCCATGTGGAGGCCGCAAAAGTTCAAGTACATCTACCTACTGGCGACGCTGTACGTGTTCACGCTGACGCTGCCGTCGGCGGCTGCCGTGTACTGGGCCTTCGGGGACCAGCTGCTGACGCACTCCAACGCCTTCTCGCTGCTGCCAAGGTCCGGGTGGAGGGACGCCGCCGTCATCCTCATGCTCATCCACCAGTTCATCACCTTCGGCTTCGCCTGCACCCCGCTCTACTTCGTGTGGGAGAAGGTGATCGGAGTGCACGACACCCGGAGTATTTGCCTGCGAGCCTTGGCTCGCCTCCCCGTCGTCATCCCCATCTGGTTCCTGGCCATCGTCTTCCCCTTCTTCGGGCCCATCAACTCCGCGGTGGGCGCGCTCCTCGTCAGCTTCACCGTCTACATCATTCCTGCTCTGGCTCACATGCTCACCTACCGGACGCAGTCTGCACGACAGGTACCATCCATCTGCTTTCACATCTGGTCTCGATGGTTAGTTAGTAAGCGAGTACTGCTACAGCGTTCAACATCGTCCTGCGTCTTGGCTGTGGTTGCAGAATGCCGCCGAGAAGCCGCCCTTGTTCTTGCCAAGCTGGGCGGCGATGTACGCGGTGAACGCCTTCGTGGTGGGGTGGGTGCTCGTGGTCGGCTTCGGGATCGGCGGGTGGGCCAGCATGACCAACTTCATCAACCAGGTCGACACCTTCGGGCTCTTCGCCAAGTGCTACCAGTGCCCTAAGACACAGCCACCCCCTGCGCCCGCACCACAGCAGCATCACTGAACCACCTGCCTCTCACACACACCTTGAAACCTGCTCCATAGAACAAAGTTGTTAGTCGACCTTTGGATATCAGTTAAAACTGTCACATACAAAGAAAAGGTGAATGGTTCATTGTGGGCTGGCCCTCCTGCCATCGCCCGGTGGTGTTGGCTGATCTGTTACAGGTTTCTATTCTTCGACTCTCAGTCGCATCGTTTACCATGTCATACTGTAACTTCTGCCTGATGAATGCTAGTCTTTTGTCAAAACACAGTGCAATTCCATGTTAACCACTGGTGGCCGAGAGAACTCTTGCTTTGACATAACACGGATATAGACACTTACAAGAGACAGGCCAATGTGAGCGCAATTAATGTATGCTTGTCTGTAGTTGCAAAAAATGGTCCCTGTTGTCTAAGCAAATGCCTAGCCAAGGGGGGGGGATTACTGTTGTGGGGTCTCGTGCgggcggtctctctctctctctctctctccctctaccTGATCTCCACGCTTCGTGCTGCTTCGGCAGCCTGCTAAGTTTCCATTTTAACCACATGAAACTGAGCATAAGATGTAAACATGGCATTTACGATTTCTCTTGAGGCTTGTGTTTCGCTATAGGATATGATGAGCGAAACCACATGTTGCCACTGCAGATTCGGTGTTCATCAGCACTGTTAACGTACACAGAAGAATATTAGGTATTACTGCTTTCCATAAGCACACGGGATACAGACGATGAAGTCGAAGATTGTTTAATATTGGACGTAGGCGATGAAAATACTTACAAATAATAGGAGGAAATAGCATTGCACTCGCTTGATGTCATCAACGTACTCGTATTGTTTCATTCGGACAAGAGTCCCTGGGGAAAACTCAATACGATGATAAGCACCATATCTGCTTGATGTTATGATTTGCTCGACGGCAATAACCATAATAAATTATTAGATATCAGATAAATGCCGGAGAAACGATGCAACCTACAATTTCATCTTATCATCCTTTACGTAATCTCCAAAGACAATTTTCACAACTACATGATATGTTCTCAGTTTTAAGAATCTTACAAAGTGCTTCACAGGATTCTGAATTCACAGAAATTAGTATGGCAGCAAATGATAAGTTTCAATATCCGACGTCTCCCACCAATGATAAGCTTCGTCCTAAAAAACGAAGGTAATCAGACAACTCTTTTACTGTTAAGACTGTAGAGGTTAACTCAACCAGAATCTTGGAGCTGTTGAACCACGTTCAGCTGCAGCCCCACTGTTGGCCACCTTTTGAATCTGATCTGAGAATTCATTTGCCTGCAAACGAAACTTAGAAGCTTAGTTCAAAAGGTTTACAAGAACTGGCACGGTTTGAGATAAAAACCAAGTCGATTTCTAACATCTTATTCAAATTCCAAAAGTTAAGAAGAATATGACAATATTCTAATTAAACTGCTGATAAAGATACCTCCAGGAAGCTATTGCTATATTAAATCTTTCAAACAGAATACTAGATACAGGTTTCATGGCTAACATGGCAAAATTTTGATCACAAGGGCCATCCATTCATGAGTCAAAAATATTCTCATCCATTGTCTGATTCAACTTCAGTGATATTAAACCATTTGGATGATATCGCTTACTCATCAATGAAAAATGTGAAAATTGTAAAGGTTCATTAACAGCAAAAGATTTGTTGGCTTTGCAAATTGAGGTACTGTGCATTTTTAGAAATATAAACATTGCAACAGTAGGGGAATTTTCAGCTTAAGGCCAATTTGGTCAGAGGACAGTGCCATCTGCATTCAGAAAGATCTAATCCCTAACATGCCCGCAAGGGGGAATGTCTTAGTAAACCAGGAAATAAAGTCAGGAAAATTCAGAATAGCATTCAGATTTCCTTGGCTCTTTAGACCACCCATTGGGCAGAGGGTCATTTGGACACTAAAACAAGGATAAAAATAACAGAACAGTTATTAAAAGCATAACATCATGGTAGGAAAAATGCATTACTTGAAATCCTAACTTGAAACACAACATCAAGAACCCAAAAAATATAATTACTCCAAAATTTCTTCCAGCTAACCTTTTCATCAATCCACATTAGAGTGCTCAGCTGATTGTTAAGTATTCGGACAACAACATCAAGTGGAGTCATACCGTCAACCATATCCATATCACCACCCTAGAAAGAATTATATGTAGTTAATACTGTCAGCTAGAAGGATAACTGTCTGAGGCAAAACTCTTGCAGGATTTTACCTGAGAAGAATTCACTGTTTGAATTACTGATTTTACTTGTTCAGCCATCTTTTGCATTTCTCTTTCAATAAACTCAGCTTGTTCACACCTGACATTTAACAGACAAATTAGAAAGATGCTAATAAAATGCTCAAGTTTGGAGTAGCAACACATATTAATCATCAATTAGTATTTAAAATATCTGAAGAATTTCAGGACATAAGAATTCTAAATAAGACACTCATATTGGATGCTGATTAGAAACTGAACATAGCACATAAAAGTATCAATTTGTTTATGGTGATGCTATTTTGAGTACAAACTCAAAATACCTACACATACGAGTATCATATAAAACTTGACCAGAACCTGATTCACATAGTTGAGCCCCAGTTTTAGCCACATATAGGTTTTCTTTTACATAGATCATCAGAAGTGATTTGTAGTTTTGTACTTCAAAGACATTTACTCAATTAACAAAAACAGTTAATTGGGTAAATTATTTAATGCCACCAGAACTGATAAAGCTATTTACTCAATTAACAAAGACAGTTATCGATAGAAAAGGGACATTTTGTAAGAAATTATTTAATGCTTTCAAAGACATTAATGTTCGGCTGACTTCTAAATCTTTCAATTATATCCTCAAAGTAACTTCATCGACGAACTTTTTCACTTAAAAGGCGTAACAAACTAAGTTTGTTTCAGCAAATATCACTCCTAAGGATCAATAATCACTATTACCAactaataacataaaaaaaattagccAGATGTAGTTGTACTGTGGATGAAAAACTGAAATCTGCATAATATTAATACCTAGCTTTTGTTCATAGCCAATTATCAACTCCTTAAATAAAAACCATTGTATTATGAAGAAAGAATTATGATTTTACAAAAAGACTAATAAGCGCCAGTATCTCTGCATTCAAAGAAAGAGAAGACCATTTGTACCCAAAGCCAACATTCAAACGGCAAGAAACTCGTCAAGAAGTAGGTTTCTCTTAAAACTATAATTGGTTTCTTATTAACTTGTCATTATACTCAGGATCCATAAACAGTAAATAACCTTAATAGCTTTCCTGAAATTTTCTAATGTAATTTCTGAAAGCTACAATAAACCAAAAGATAACTCACTTAGCATGTCATCTTCCAAACAGAGTAAGATGGAAAACAGAAAAGGACACCAGAAAAACGTATCCAGCTATAACCTACATAAACTGGCATGCCAGCACAAAGCTACATTTCTTAATACTCGTAATCAT is from Musa acuminata AAA Group cultivar baxijiao chromosome BXJ3-8, Cavendish_Baxijiao_AAA, whole genome shotgun sequence and encodes:
- the LOC103994040 gene encoding auxin transporter-like protein 4, giving the protein MPPQTQAEEAAIVASGIAAFNSEMEQGSGGKEADGGRDSAFTMKSLLWHGGSAWDAWFSCSSNQVAQVLLTLPYSFSQLGMLSGVILQLFYGIMGSWTAYLISVLYVEYRTRKEKENVSFSNHVIQWYEVLDGLLGRYWKAAGLAFNCTFLLFGSVIQLIACASNIYYINDRLDKRTWTYIFGACCATTVFIPSFHNYRLWSFLGLGMTTYTAWYLTIAAVVHGQAEGVAHSGPTKLVLYFTGATNILYTFGGHAVTVEIMHAMWRPQKFKYIYLLATLYVFTLTLPSAAAVYWAFGDQLLTHSNAFSLLPRSGWRDAAVILMLIHQFITFGFACTPLYFVWEKVIGVHDTRSICLRALARLPVVIPIWFLAIVFPFFGPINSAVGALLVSFTVYIIPALAHMLTYRTQSARQNAAEKPPLFLPSWAAMYAVNAFVVGWVLVVGFGIGGWASMTNFINQVDTFGLFAKCYQCPKTQPPPAPAPQQHH